Within Paeniglutamicibacter psychrophenolicus, the genomic segment GCGGGCCCATAGCGTCTGGCAGGATGCTTTGGTGCCCGGGACCGTGGCTGCAGTGCGGCCGTCGATTCGCTGGCTGCCCGGTCACGAATCTTGTAGAATATGCTCCGCGAGAACTTCAACGAGCGGCAAAACTCGGTCACGGGCAGGGCATGGGGCTGCGAGGCGTCGTAGTTGATGATCAAGGCATAAACATGGGGGCGAAAGTGCGTTAGCCATGCCATCGACCATGAGAGAGCAACCCGCCGGCAAAGTATCCACGAAGTCACGAGGCATCATGTCCACGATGTCATGAGATCGAGAGCCCACGATGTTCTGAGACCGGACGTACAAACTCATGAGCTCCGGTGTCCACGAAATGACGAGGTTACGGACCACTTCGTTACACACCCGCTACCAAAAGCCCCATCCTAACAGTTCAGCGTCGATTGGTATATGACCTCGACGCCGGCCTTATTGGTTCGGCGTGAGGTGTTGATGGGTACGTGCATGGCCTTGTTGCCCTATTCCAGGGCAACAAGCTGCAGCCGCGAGGCGGGAAATTGAAGACTTCACGTTCCCGGAGATACTTACATGACGACACAGGGGGCTTATCGTCAAAACTATATTAGCTTCGGTTTTCGGCCCAAAATGAGCGTTTGCCTCGAAACCGTACGGGTCCGGGGCAAATTCCAAACGTAACTTCTCTAACGACTGCGCAGAAGGTTTGTTCGAGTAGCTACTAGATCGAGTTTTGTCGTCCCGAGCACCTTCCATGCTTCGAAGGCCTTCTCCGTATGGTTGGAACTGTCCGTCCAAAGGGAGCCTTCTTGTGCATATGGAGCGTTGCCTGCGAAGTGCCGGAATGAAATCAATTTATCGACATCAAGGTTGAACGCCCGGAAGTCAGCAGATGTCCATTTTCGGCTGTTTTGGTGCTCCCTCGCGAAGCTGCGGCGGCTGGTAAATCGTGATGATGATTGGCGGTGTCGATTGTAGAGGAACACAGCATCATTGATGTCCAGACGCAACACAGTTTTGTTCGAACGTTCAGCCCAACCCATCAGGTGTGTATGACCCACGCGAGAGAATCCTAGAAGGGCGTTGGCGTCACCGTACGCGACGTTCACGAGGTAGTCATGAGGGCCTTGAAGCATTAGTCGCTCTACCGGGAAACATTCGATTGCGCTTGACGAGCTCATGAATAGCTCTTCAGAGTCGGAACGTTGCGCCAATTCGACGAATTTGTGGATTGTGTCGTGGCGCAGGGCATCAT encodes:
- a CDS encoding glycosyltransferase, with protein sequence MSSHGDKLYAPFVFYTRFGIGVFDEAWLDFRVRAFGAFTLPSVTAIMRPQDSWLIFLDRDMPRISLDAFKAQIADHPANANIRLVFVNFSFEVSNALEDYLAHSMLDGPIYLTRIDDDDALRHDTIHKFVELAQRSDSEELFMSSSSAIECFPVERLMLQGPHDYLVNVAYGDANALLGFSRVGHTHLMGWAERSNKTVLRLDINDAVFLYNRHRQSSSRFTSRRSFAREHQNSRKWTSADFRAFNLDVDKLISFRHFAGNAPYAQEGSLWTDSSNHTEKAFEAWKVLGTTKLDLVATRTNLLRSR